The Vespula vulgaris chromosome 2, iyVesVulg1.1, whole genome shotgun sequence genome has a segment encoding these proteins:
- the LOC127061947 gene encoding LOW QUALITY PROTEIN: cilia- and flagella-associated protein 70 (The sequence of the model RefSeq protein was modified relative to this genomic sequence to represent the inferred CDS: inserted 1 base in 1 codon; substituted 2 bases at 2 genomic stop codons): protein MPNDESINYNLISEEEITDERIIELTIITIENIIRNEDTNVIISVEHNSNILGESNPIKIEAGIKEPPPVYDVNFSIQIPVFISDRNAIDRLVSTPFLSKIFCVRSCFSIIMLNIFFSFPFFFVFQFIVTVSSVNKDENVTPTVVDTARTKKSRIPSKKDFKLKIIGLCNVDLMPILLGEDLFMEKLILETAQFTFDGNAVSWPNLPCLTIKIKQEQKPFFPSDLEFNFLNITIESIFNPLSSFTDNMDYKAGTILYGEQEDPEAIIHGDGKLIHDRDIEKSKCWKSLSHLTSRARLSKYKLACNYNDVKNTLAEELKLQNIVEKDVPRIQWNTMSRHILQNDDIKKLQRQIFKLESMYCLKXTRXXLIIYIYLYRYKYWPFQFMVTETQNNKVKVKFGEMSKVYQCYVDLSELLFPGQRKTRIASQLHTFNATDLMENTGFEKNIFLIDTEMKEPKEKDKRGKASTKNTSVITEIEILASEPVVTENNEPVFVIIEIEIYRPLVACRLAKDFSNLIHQLTTPTDKKPYYPYSADLTKDQYTKCIETLMRTMTESYRDELTCFIQYLYKTGAYLSMYNALKTKVILLLDHKFKLPSYTLNFYEEQVSILIFFKIHAYNRFKIERYTIVNAYTYLVELMHTIVNKTIEVNFWSDSRSIVSDLKRFYFYADEAYELGYIEEARKYYTTIIDKEKNDPTTWTNYAVFLLTIGDIERAEECCQEAIILNNRHKIALLVYAAILMEKRLFREAEIFFRSITDFYPLFAEGWTILHLFYIRIEYYPGIDIAIRIAKECMEDKNRDTEIDDREPLAWSMIHCPQDNIYMITTTLLLKFHLYDLAGIALAQEMSLTGRSTYLLYYMAVQHYLLHRHDDALSHLKEARCQYGMDYSIGCLMGHCYFQEGDFQEAIKCYEFANMLFNRPDNIYLLQLRVGLCYENKKEYEKAKKVFLNACQTSPTSQSWLHVGISFYELNQLKEAEVALIEANKIDNCNVDVWGYLCLLNLSLNRYEEFAQCYRQAIKYNLKNEKLLNAIKESMERLNYEVEILQVT, encoded by the exons ATG CCAAACGACGAATCGATAAATTACAATTTGATCTCAGAAGAAGAGATTACCGATGAAAGAATCATCGAATTAACTATAATtactatagaaaatatt ATAAGAAACGAAGATACAAATGTGATCATATCTGTGGAacataattcaaatatattggGAGAAAGTAATCCGATCAAAATCGAAGCTGGTATCAAAGAACCACCACCTGTATATGatgttaatttttctattcaaattcCAGTATTTATTTCCGATCGAAATGCCATTGATCGTCTAGTTTCCACTCcatttttaagtaaaattttttgcGTTCGTTCTTGCTTTTCGAttattatgttaaatatatttttttcttttcctttcttttttgtttttcaatttatagTTACAGTATCAAGCGTCAACAAAGACGAAAATGTTACGCCTACTGTTGTGGATACTGCGAGGACAAAAAAATCGCGAATTCCTTCTAAAAaggattttaaattaaaaattattggatTGTGCAATGTCGACCTCATGCCAATTTTATTAG gaGAGGATTTATTtatggaaaaattaattttagaaaCAGCACAATTTACATTCGATGGTAATGCTGTGTCGTGGCCTAATCTTCCATGTTTAACGATCAAAATTAAACAAGAGCAAAAACCATTTTTTCCTTCTGatttagaatttaattttctaaacatTACCatagaaagtatttttaatccaTTATCTTCGTTCACTGATAATATGGATTACAAAGCTGGTACTATTCTTTATGGTGAACAAGAA gaTCCAGAAGCGATAATACACGGTGATGGCAAATTGATTCATGAtcgagatatagaaaaaagtaaatgttGGAAATCTTTGTCACATTTAACAAGTCGCGCTAGATTGTCGAAATACAAACTAGCTTGTAATTACAACGATGTAAAGAACACACTTGCAGAGGAATTAAAATTGCAG aatataGTGGAAAAAGATGTACCGAGAATACAGTGGAACACTATGAGTCGTCACATACTACAAAACGATGACATTAAAAAATTGCAACGTCAAATTTTCAAGTTAGAATCAATGTATTGTTTAA GtacaagataataattaataatatatatatatttatatagatataaatattggCCATTTCAATTTATGGTAACAGAAACGCAAAATAATAAAGTCAAAGTAAAATTTGGAGAAATGTCTAAGGTTTATCAATGTTACGTTGATTTAAGCGAACTGTTATTTCCTGGAC aaagaaaaactcgAATTGCATCGCAATTACATACCTTTAATGCAACTGATCTTATGGAAAATACAGgatttgagaaaaatatttttttaatagatactGAAATGAAAGAacccaaagaaaaagataaacgtgGGAAAGCTTCGACGAAA AATACATCGGTAATaacagaaatagaaatactTGCGAGTGAACCAGTAGTCACAGAAAACAATGAACCAGTATTTGTAATAATCGAGATCGAAATTTATCGTCCACTTGTTGCTTGTCGACTAGctaaagatttttctaattt GATCCATCAATTGACAACACCAACAGATAAAAAACCATATTATCCATATTCCGCAGATTTGACAAAGGATCAATATACGAAATGCATCGAAACGTTAATGAGAACTATGACAGAAAGTTATAGA gacgAATTAACATGTTTCATTCAGTACTTGTACAAAACCGGGGCTTATTTGTCTATGTATAATGCATTAAAGACAAAGgttattttacttttagatCACAAATTTAAATTACCATCGTATACTTTAAATTTCTACGAAGAACAGgtatcaatattaatttttttcaaaatccaTGCTTATAATAGATTTAAGATCGAACGATATACA atagTGAACGCGTATACTTATTTGGTCGAACTTATGCACACGATCGTTAACAAAACTATTGAAGTAAATTTCTGGAGTGATTCAAGGTCGATCGTTTCTGATTTAAagagattttatttctatgcCGATGAAGCTTATGAATTAGGTTACATCGAAGAAGCAAGGAAATATTATACTACC attatcgataaagaaaaaaatgaccCTACTACGTGGACCAATTACgcagtatttttattaacgatagGGGATATAGAACGTGCTGAGGAATGTTGTCAAGAAgcgattattttaaataatcgtcACAAAATCGC gttATTAGTCTACGCGGCaattttaatggaaaaaagaCTCTTTCGAGAAGCTGAAATTTTTTTCCGAAGTATTACCGATTTTTATCCACTATTTGCCGAAGGATGGACGATcttgcatttattttatattcgtatcGAATATTATCCAG GAATAGACATTGCGATTCGGATAGCCAAGGAATGCATGGAAGACAAGAATCGAGATACAGAGATCGATGATCGAGAACCTCTTGCGTGGTCGATGATCCATTGTCCAcaagataatatatacatgataaCAACAACGTTGTTACTTAAATTTCATCTTTACGAC CTGGCTGGTATAGCATTGGCACAAGAAATGTCACTGACAGGTAGATCaacgtatttattatattatatggcAGTGCAACATTATCTCTTACACAGACACGACGATGCTTTATCTCATTTGAAGGAAGCCCGATGTCAATACGGAATG GATTACTCGATAGGTTGTTTGATGGGACATTGTTATTTCCAAGAAGGTGATTTCCAAGAAGCCATAAAATGTTATGAATTTGCTAATATGCTCTTTAACAGACcagataatatttatcttttgcaATTAAG GGTAGGACTAtgttacgaaaataaaaaggaatacgAAAAGGcaaagaaagtatttttaaacgCCTGCCAGACTTCACCGACGAGTCAAAGCTGGCTTCATGTTGgaatttcattttatgaa CTGAATCAATTAAAGGAAGCTGAAGTAGCTTTGATAGAAGCGAACAAGATCGATAATTGCAATGTAGATGTTTGGGGATACTTGTGCTTATTGAATCTTTCTCTTAACCGATACGAAGAATTTGCTCAATGTTACAGACAGGCTATCAAG TATAAtctcaaaaatgaaaaattattgaatgcGATAAAAGAATCCATGGAACGATTGAATTATGAAGTAGAAATTTTACAAGTCACGTGA
- the LOC127073033 gene encoding probable serine/threonine-protein kinase tsuA, producing the protein MAFSELEERISKIRQQNEEIKRRHEEVEEDKKNAAKLNALVQMVPSTDWPERKEPPEYSNPPKATHKQKSATKEQSEHVQQHHPNDRRKGEGPPPDPKYNFLADAEREEYSVPNQRDNTGNKNHNRSVRGNFKKRGMGREGQQRGRTYHGAHRDEHKPEYEAWRKERNRIDEDRISRQKTAEGNWRREWDNDKAHLVNEISKGEGKVTLGDFTKKDGRYSDGSGYAGHNRGAYHKSYRGSPRNFHNNHDYHHMNSYDQHNHDMSSMPLSVDERTVVATDKSIKVTLNQSNMTKGPVMSVKVNSPSIAGTGRVGPRQRTRVTYSSHSDMDTNTYESGSFSRQKSFEDKTKGNHYNNVQRTPSLRRPQSQKKKENGAKSPFSQRKEFRKEASSANSSKHYENGSQQNFVRKEYKDSQKFHYPPKSPRTSQKNTKISKDDSVSVTNDNSIKDEKKVVVKVENDTSIESQKVNIESPNEIKNDESSTVVEKESKSDTEENNDIILKNSECSPCNEETVNEKTEDSCQDVNIISITKQDSVNTSEDEQHMDEEKNEEKNEDSSIVSSQTAQDIDNDVKNANDENKEIDNATTIIDNATTNSHSPDNNTSTLDVTLDINQDDTKIELVVQDNVSNANDEKSKESPEENLNQSNNQNDIVATTCEKISEIIVETRSETLPVTDASVMAVEENDVTHCNNEVPVESINDINDKNTIKNSEDTLPICIDEVSSAPADIIKKDNNETFDEAIEKKELQSKTVESVAEDKPIESEITQANPEN; encoded by the exons ATGGCATTTAGCGAACTCGAAGAAAGAATTAGTAAGATCAGACaacaaaacgaagaaattaaaagaagacaCGAA GAAGtagaggaagataaaaaaaatgctgCTAAGCTAAATGCTTTGGTACAAATGGTACCGTCAACGGATTGGCCAGAAAGGAAAGAGCCACCTGAATATTCAAATCCGCCTAAAGCTACTCACAAACAAAAATCTGCTACGAAGGAACAATCGGAACACGTTCAACAGCATCATCCTAATGACAGAAGAAAA GGCGAAGGACCACCTCCAGACCCTAAATATAATTTCCTTGCTGATgccgaaagagaagaatatagCGTACCGAATCAGAGAGACAATActggaaataaaaatcataatagATCGGTACGGGgcaattttaaaaaaagaggaatggGAAGAGAAGGACAACAGAGG GGTAGAACATATCACGGAGCTCATAGAGACGAACACAAACCGGAGTACGAAGCTtggcgaaaagaaagaaaccgcATCGATGAAGATCGTATCAGTAGACAAAAAACTGCAGAAGGCAACTGGCGCAGAGAATGGGATAATGATAAA GCTCATTTAGTGAATGAAATATCAAAAGGGGAAGGAAAAGTTACTTTAGgagattttacaaaaaaagatggGAGATATTCGGACG gCAGTGGGTATGCAGGGCATAATCGTGGTGCTTATCATAAGTCCTATCGAGGATCTCCtagaaatttccataataATCATGATTATCATCATATGAATTCATATGATCAACATAATCATGATATGTCTTCCATGCCTCTTTCCGTGGACGAACGAACCGTTGTTGCGACAGATAAAAGCATCAAGGTAACATTAAACCAAAGCAATATGACGAAGGGTCCTGTTATGAGCGTCAAAG TCAATTCACCAAGTATAGCTGGTACAGGAAGAGTTGGTCCACGACAAAGAACTCGTGTTACATATAGTAGTCATTCTGACATGGATACAAATACGTACGAAAGTGGATCATTCTCGCGACAAAAATCATTCGAAGATAAAACTAAAGGAAATCATTACAACAACGTGCAAAGGACTCCTAGCTTGAGAAGGCCTCAatcgcaaaaaaagaaagagaatggtgCTAAATCTCCATTTTCGCAACGAAAGGAATTTAGAAAAGAAGCTTCATCTGCGAATTCATCTAAACATTACGAAAATGGATCACAACAAAATTTTGTACGAAAAGAATACAAGGATTCACAAAAGTTTCATTATCCACCGAAATCACCGAGAACGTCgcagaaaaatacgaaaatatcgaaagacgATTCGGTCAGTGTGACAAACGACAACTCGAtcaaagatgagaaaaaggtggtagtaaaagtagaaaacgatacttcgatcgaatcgcaaaaagtaaatatagaatctccaaacgaaataaaaaatgacgaaAGCTCAACTGTCGTCGAGAAAGAATCGAAGAGTGATactgaagaaaataatgatattattttgaaaaattctgaATGTTCACCTTGTAACGAAGAAACGGTGAATGAAAAAACCGAAGACTCGTGCCAAGACGTAAACATCATTTCTATTACTAAACAAGATAGCGTTAATACTTCCGAAGACGAACAACACatggacgaagaaaagaacgaagaaaagaacgaagataGTTCAATCGTTTCGTCACAGACGGCGCAAGATATTGATAATGATGTGAAAAATGcaaatgatgaaaataaagaaattgataaCGCGACTACAATTATAGATAATGCGACTACAAATAGTCACAGTCCTGACAATAACACGAGTACTCTTGATGTCACTCTTGATATCAATCAAGATGATACGAAAATTGAATTGGTCGTTCAAGATAACGTGTCTAACGCGAATgatgaaaaatcgaaagaatcgCCCGAGGAAAATTTGAATCAGAGTAATAACCAAAATGATATTGTTGCAACGACTTGTGAAAAAATATCTGAGATTATTGTAGAAACTCGTTCTGAAACATTGCCTGTTACTGACGCATCTGTGATGGCTGTCGAGGAGAATGATGTCACACATTGTAATAATGAAGTTCCAGTTGAAtctataaatgatataaatgataaaaatactattaaaaattctgAAGACACATTGCCAATATGCATTGATGAGGTATCGTCCGCTCCAGCtgacataataaaaaaagataacaatgAGACATTTGACGaagcaatagaaaaaaaagaattgcaaAGTAAAACCGTCGAGTCAGTTGCGGAGGATAAACCCATTGAAAGTGAAATTACGCAAGCTAATCctgaaaattaa